The following coding sequences lie in one Aspergillus puulaauensis MK2 DNA, chromosome 3, nearly complete sequence genomic window:
- a CDS encoding flavin monoamine oxidase family protein (COG:Q;~EggNog:ENOG410QEEK;~InterPro:IPR002937,IPR036188;~PFAM:PF01593,PF13450;~go_function: GO:0016491 - oxidoreductase activity [Evidence IEA];~go_process: GO:0055114 - oxidation-reduction process [Evidence IEA]) translates to MTMSKPPNVAIIGAGLAGLRCADILIQNGAQVTIFEARNRVGGRVHQSKVGDHLVDMGPNWIHGAGKNPILDIANATETAVHDFEGGQLVLTSDGDVMDDRVAEKISDILWTIIQEAFNYSNTHQDDIPAEKSLLDFICERLEKVGLSAEEKKLVIDSSRLWGAYVGDPVDKQSLKFFNLEEAIDGTNYFVASTYKDILKQVSSTALQHADIHLNQPITKIDSRPDTQGTSNRHKVTLTTESDESYTFDEVVVTCPLGWLKRNKSAFTPKLPPRLSSAIDNISYGRLEKVYITFPEAFWHSATGNPVSLPTLTGTAPSQPTTNGANGHTNNLNFAHFLNPSYHEDHPADIPWDQECFSLASFQGKTAHPTLLFYTYGPCASYIVDKLTSLSPTNPQTNTNTTTTTTPNIEAHPPSTPSYNFLTTLFHPFYSLLPNYTPTSPSCTPLSILATRWQSDPYAGNGSYANFQTGLQEGDKDIEALRAGMGIERSVWFAGEHTAPFVALGTTTGALWSGERVARGVCEVVGLGCVGVERVGRDDSLPSACACRRGGVENEVK, encoded by the exons ATGACAATGAGCAAGCCGCCCAATGTGGCCATCATCGGGGCCGGCTTAGCAGGCTTGCGATGCGCCGACATCTTGATCCAGAACGGCGCACAGGTAACCATCTTCGAAGCGCGCAATAGGGTCGGAGGGAGG GTACATCAGAGCAAGGTCGGCGACCATCTGGTAGATAT GGGCCCTAATTGGATTCATGGAGCCGGAAAGAATCCGATCCTTGATATTGCGAATGCAACTGAAACGGCGGTGCATGATTTTGAAGGGGGTCAGCTTGTGCTTACATCTGATGGGGACGTTATGGATGATCGAGTTGCTGAGAAGATCTCGGATATCTTGTGGACGATCATTCAGGAAGCGTTCAACTATAGCAACACCCATCAAGATGACATTCCAGCTGAGAAGAGCCTGCTTGATTTTATCTGCGAGCGTCTTGAGAAGGTGGGCCTGAGtgcggaagagaagaagttgGTCATTGACTCTTCGAGACTTTGGGGCGCATATGTCGGAGACCCCGTCGACAAGCAGAGTCTGAAGTTCTTCAACCTGGAAGAAGCAATAGATGGAA CCAATTACTTCGTCGCATCAACATACAAAGACATCCTCAAACAAGTCTCAAGCACCGCTCTACAACACGCAGACATCCACCTAAACCAACCCATCACCAAGATCGACTCACGACCAGACACTCAAGGCACAAGCAACCGTCACAAAGTCACACTAACCACTGAATCTGACGAAAGCTACACCTTCGATGAAGTCGTTGTCACTTGTCCCCTGGGCTGGCTCAAGCGCAACAAGTCCGCCTTCACCCCGAAACTGCCTCCACGCCTTTCCAGCGCCATCGACAATATCTCATACGGCCGTCTCGAGAAGGTCTACATCACTTTCCCGGAAGCATTCTGGCACTCTGCAACGGGAAACCCCGTCTCCCTGCCTACACTCACCGGCACGGCTCCATCCcaacccaccaccaacgGCGCCAACGGACACACCAACAACCTAAACTTCGCCCacttcctcaacccctcctACCACGAAGACCACCCAGCCGACATCCCCTGGGACCAAGAATGtttctccctcgcctccttcCAGGGGAAAACCGCCCACccaaccctcctcttctACACCTACGGCCCTTGCGCCTCATACATCGTCGACAAACTCACCTCCCTATCCCCCACAAACCCTCAAACAAATACAaacacaaccacaaccacaaccccaaaCATAGAAGCCCACCCCCCCTCAACCCCATCCTACAACTTCCTAAcaaccctcttccaccccttctactccctcctcccaaacTACACCCCCACATCCCCCTCCTGCACCCCGCTCTCAATCCTCGCCACGCGCTGGCAATCCGACCCCTACGCCGGCAACGGCAGCTACGCCAATTTCCAAACGGGCCTGCAAGAAGGCGACAAGGACATTGAGGCGCTGCGCGCCGGCATGGGCATTGAGCGCAGCGTGTGGTTTGCCGGCGAACATACGGCGCCGTTTGTAGCGCTGGGGACGACTACGGGGGCGCTTTGGAGTGGGGAGAGGGTTGCTAGGGGCGTTTGTGAGGTCGTTGGGCTTGGGTGTGTTGGGGTGGAACGCGTTGGGAGGGATGATAGTTTGCCTagtgcttgtgcttgtcgAAGGGGTGGGGTGGAGAACGAGGTTAAGTAA
- a CDS encoding uncharacterized protein (COG:S;~EggNog:ENOG410PRRF), giving the protein MTMEASPSRTRPGGLMLPRPVDSVESLASSSSGSPAVDDVGEPGHSGNVMITLSLTPDPPTSAPSRPPIPRSHMRSRSLADDPGVPAMIRAHSSPGLDSRGRYTFVNGRGAPTNMADNNTPKRYLPLQLSTADSLEPRMLHRKNVSETISEHAELDTSGSSTYHSDFSSSPVPSYSTPRMGRRRPSSPLHFPHSPSSQVATSPSSTHSSPFLSSRYNEAFPSYSGSSVSSMPSTPTSLRSRSPSISSLETIPDIPDAETAALESDRIAALKAAADKADDAEATSGVARRRGISDMSAPSSLANARTSSGTYRKRWSVCGAERRQDLDLETIWED; this is encoded by the coding sequence ATGACCATGGAAGCGTCTCCGAGCCGCACGCGCCCGGGGGGTCTCATGCTGCCTCGTCCCGTGGATTCGGTCGAGTCACTtgcctccagctcctctggTTCCCCAGCGGTCGACGACGTCGGCGAGCCAGGGCACTCGGGAAACGTCATGATAACACTATCGCTCACTCCCGATCCACCTACTTCTGCTCCGAGTCGCCCGCCGATTCCCCGTTCGCACATGCGGTCGCGATCGCTCGCAGACGATCCCGGCGTACCGGCCATGATCCGCGCGCACTCCTCTCCTGGGCTGGACTCGCGGGGGAGATATACCTTCGTCAACGGTCGGGGAGCGCCCACGAATATGGCGGACAACAATACACCCAAGCGCTATTTGCCGTTACAGCTGTCAACCGCAGACTCGCTTGAGCCGAGAATGCTGCATCGGAAGAACGTGTCGGAGACGATATCAGAACACGCGGAGTTGGATACGTCAGGGTCATCTACGTATCATTCGGATTTCAGCTCTTCGCCAGTCCCGTCTTACAGCACGCCCCGGATGGGTCGCCGACGACCGTCATCGCCGCTGCACTTTCCGCACTCCCCTTCAAGCCAGGTCGCAACCAGCCCGTCCTCTACGCACTCGTCACCTTTCCTCAGTTCCCGATACAATGAAGCATTCCCATCCTATTCAGGCTCGTCCGTTTCCTCTATGCCCTCCACACCCACCAGCCTCCGATCACGCAGCCCGAGTATATCTTCCCTCGAGACGATTCCGGACATTCCCGATGCCGAAACCGCAGCTCTTGAATCAGATCGCATAGCTGCTCTAAAGGCTGCAGCCGACAAGGCAGATGACGCAGAGGCTACCAGCGGCGTGGCCCGACGGCGGGGCATTTCAGACATGTCCGCACCGTCTTCACTTGCGAACGCGCGCACGTCCTCGGGGACATATCGGAAACGCTGGAGTGTATGCGGAGCCGAGCGTCGGCAAGACCTAGATCTTGAAACAATATGGGAAGATTGA
- a CDS encoding T6SS phospholipase effector Tle1-like catalytic domain-containing protein (COG:S;~EggNog:ENOG410PJGE;~InterPro:IPR018712;~PFAM:PF09994), which produces MLDRSKSHQFHYYQPGIGTYVTTTTLSHTSRLQRIKSAYQKAKDSAVGSSFDEHVMGGYKFLMRFYNPGDEIYFIGFSRGAYVARFLAEMLDFIGLLEAGNEELIRFAWKTFAKWQQRGGDSEEDKEEKEKLFRYMKAFRETFSRPITRIRFMGLFDTVNSVPRFESAWMQRSKFPYTARSSAKVIRHAVGIDERRAKFRQDLISEVKPSKRKHAHRHHPHLHRHHKQQQNGGAAADNVPEIVLNDDQHADEKVNGTGNITSHDQDDKKSVYRSARSSRESLPSNRYRAPSPVSANRNRSGLAVPIATGSTEDLTSIRSGQSGISLQVPTDAHVVNDDGDDQEQDIQEVWFPGGHADIGGGWTLRDGESFALSHAPLVWMVQEALAAGLECDPAKMKQFECLEEFEGEYSPIRDVNWQKSWCEDPAHDHDHHENGNGKEKSADGEHESPSKSSQRFKAALYASSTEGYLHDCLSFRSGLPTFSVITWKLMEYLPFRRMDLREDGSWEPICWPLPCGEVRDIPNDAQIHVSVIRRMRKDEKYRPGNLILGGGGRGVRFAPPEAGMGEWVIKNFAGDPVRETYIRKSVANVCKEEHD; this is translated from the coding sequence ATGCTGGATCGCAGCAAGTCCCATCAGTTCCATTATTACCAACCAGGTATTGGAACATACGTAACGACTACTACATTGTCTCATACCAGTCGCTTGCAACGGATCAAGTCTGCGTACCAGAAAGCCAAGGATTCCGCGGTCGGGTCTTCCTTTGATGAGCACGTCATGGGCGGGTACAAGTTTCTGATGAGATTCTACAACCCCGGTGATGAAATTTACTTCATCGGCTTCAGTCGAGGAGCCTATGTCGCACGCTTCTTAGCGGAGATGCTTGATTTCATCGGATTGCTCGAAGCAGGAAACGAGGAACTTATTCGGTTTGCTTGGAAGACATTCGCAAagtggcagcagcgaggGGGGGACAGcgaagaagacaaggaggagaaagagaagctCTTCCGTTACATGAAGGCGTTCCGAGAAACATTCAGCCGACCCATCACCAGGATCAGATTTATGGGTCTGTTCGACACGGTCAACAGTGTCCCAAGATTCGAGTCGGCATGGATGCAGCGGAGCAAGTTTCCATATACAGCTCGGAGTTCCGCCAAGGTCATTCGACATGCTGTAGGCATTGACGAACGCCGGGCTAAGTTCCGGCAAGACTTGATCTCCGAGGTCAAGCCCTCGAAGAGAAAGCACGcgcatcgtcatcatccccatTTGCACCGTCACCAtaagcagcaacagaacgGTGGAGCCGCCGCCGATAATGTGCCGGAGATTGTCCTGAACGATGATCAGCATGCTGATGAAAAGGTTAATGGAACTGGAAACATCACATCCCACGATCAGGACGACAAGAAATCTGTCTATCGAAGCGCGCGTAGTTCTCGCGAGAGTCTCCCTTCAAATCGCTACCGTGCACCCTCCCCGGTATCTGCTAACAGGAACAGGTCTGGCCTTGCTGTTCCGATTGCTACCGGATCCACAGAGGATCTTACCTCAATCCGAAGTGGGCAATCTGGGATTTCGCTTCAGGTGCCGACGGATGCCCATGTTGTAAACGATGATGGTGACGACCAGGAGCAAGACATTCAGGAGGTATGGTTTCCTGGCGGACACGCAGATATCGGCGGAGGCTGGACCCTAAGGGACGGCGAGAGCTTCGCTTTGAGTCACGCACCATTGGTTTGGATGGTCCAAGAAGCTCTGGCTGCAGGCCTCGAGTGTGACCCCGCAAAAATGAAGCAATTTGAGTGTCtcgaggagtttgaggggGAATACAGCCCCATTCGAGATGTCAATTGGCAAAAGAGCTGGTGTGAAGATCCAGCCCATGATCATGACCATCATGAGAACGGCAATGGGAAGGAGAAGTCTGCCGACGGGGAGCATGAGTCACCAAGCAAGTCAAGTCAAAGATTCAAGGCTGCCTTGTACGCCTCCAGCACGGAGGGTTACTTGCACGATTGTCTATCATTCCGCAGTGGCTTGCCAACGTTTTCAGTTATCACCTGGAAGCTGATGGAGTATTTACCGTTCCGCCGCATGGATCTACGTGAGGACGGCTCGTGGGAACCGATCTGCTGGCCGTTGCCCTGCGGAGAAGTACGTGACATCCCGAATGATGCACAAATCCATGTGTCGGTGATCCGGCGCATGAGGAAGGATGAGAAGTACCGCCCAGGGAATCTCATCCTTGGTGGCGGAGGACGTGGAGTCCGATTTGCTCCGCCAGAAGCTGGGATGGGTGAATGGGTGATCAAGAACTTCGCAGGCGACCCAGTTCGGGAAACCTATATACGGAAAAGCGTCGCCAACGTGTGCAAGGAAGAGCACGATTAA
- a CDS encoding peroxidase/cytochrome P450 family protein (COG:Q;~EggNog:ENOG410PGWA;~InterPro:IPR010255,IPR034812,IPR036396,IPR037120, IPR019791;~go_function: GO:0004601 - peroxidase activity [Evidence IEA];~go_function: GO:0005506 - iron ion binding [Evidence IEA];~go_function: GO:0016491 - oxidoreductase activity [Evidence IEA];~go_function: GO:0016705 - oxidoreductase activity, acting on paired donors, with incorporation or reduction of molecular oxygen [Evidence IEA];~go_function: GO:0020037 - heme binding [Evidence IEA];~go_process: GO:0006979 - response to oxidative stress [Evidence IEA];~go_process: GO:0055114 - oxidation-reduction process [Evidence IEA]) — MLRRFSTTFKKSPKGDKAEKADRESKPNGTSNTNGAAPAANNSSKRQSKVPAPRRPSSDSGNSAESEDTAAVFEKFAQVLHASSRPIPHQGGEAAYLEKEHPSGFFSDLKSLGLKDFSSLKDVIKTKINGELTDDKTMIMERVIQIVSSLPSNSKMRADLTNVFLDELWGSLPHPPLSYMGDEYAYRSADGSNNNPTLPWLGAANTAYSRSIEPLTVQPGGLPDAGLVFDTLFAREKFTPHPNKVSSLFFDWASLIIHDIFQTDYRDHTKNKTSAYLDLSILYGDVKEEQDLVRTHKDGKLKPDSFSEPRLQAFPAACCVLLVMLNRFHNHVVEELAEINENGRFTKPNPNLPEEQAKKAWAKYDEDLFQTGRLVTCGLFINITLYDYLRTIINLNRVNSTWCLDPRAQVEGGTTPAGLGNQCSVEFNLAYRWHSAISANDEKWTEQVYEELIGKPGHEVSSQELLMGLGKYGASLPKDPSQRTFAHLKRQEDGTFKDDELVHILTSAIEDVAGSFGAGNVPKVLKAVEVLGIEQGRKWNVGSLNEFRKFFGLKNYETFEEINSNPKVAESLRSLYGHPDYVELYPGIVSEEAKEPMIPGVGIAPCYTISRAVLSDAVALVRGDRHYTVDYNPRNLTNWGYNEVRYDLNVNQGCVFYKLAQRAFPNWFKADSIYAHYPMTIPSENKVIMKNLGRESHYSWDKPEFQVPHVNLTSYSNLKLVLDQQKDFRVVWGDCTPIHSGKGGEDFWSKTLSEDKWKQSIKEFYEKTTLELLAEKSTNLAGRKQVDIVKDVGNIVPARFASKLLSLPLKSKENPKGTFTDYELFMSLAVIYTAIFFDVDITKSYPLRQAANAVSHQLGHHVESHVKSVSSPGFLSKFINNFHDDHNALQELGDQLIKRLAESGLGASDITWGQILPTAVELVHSQAQIFTRVIDYYINDGKQHLAEINNLAKQDSAESDSKLTRYVLEAIRLNGGSGALRKAEADLYVKEGDRDVNIKPGDDIFIGSIQANRDATAFPDPEDVRLDRPDESYLNYGIGSQVGLGKDATLTAVTAMIRAVFRLDNVRPAPGPQGVLKKVVRPAGYTVYMREDHGAFSPFPTTFRVHFDGQVPTSKKQVTSS, encoded by the exons ATGTTGCGAAGATTTTCCACGACTTTCAAAAAGTCCCCCAAGGGCGACAAAGCCGAAAAGGCCGACCGCGAGTCGAAGCCCAACGGCACTTCCAATACCAATGGCGCCGCCCCCGCggccaacaacagcagcaagcgcCAGTCTAAGGTGCCCGCTCCGCGCAGGCCGTCCTCGGATAGCGGCAACAGCGCTGAAAGTGAAGACACTGCCGCTGTTTTCGAGAAGTTTGCGCAGGTGCTCCATGCTTCCTCTCGCCCTATCCCCCACCAGGGTGGCGAGGCTGCGTACCTTGAAAAGGAGCACCCTTCGGGCTTTTTCAGTGATTTGAAATCTCTCGGGTTGAAAGACTTCTCTTCGTTGAAGGATGTGATCAAGACTAAGATCAATGGAGAGCTGACGGATGACAAGACGATGATCATGGAGCGTGTTATCCAGATTGTCAGCAGTCTGCCCTCGAACTCGAAGATGCGTGCCGACCTTACGAACGTGTTCCTCGATGAGCTCTGGGGATCCTTGCCTCACCCACCACTCTCGTACATGGGTGACGAGTACGCCTACCGATCTGCTGACGGttccaacaacaaccccacTCTTCCATGGCTGGGAGCCGCCAACACGGCATACTCGCGCTCCATTGAGCCCTTAACCGTCCAGCCGGGAGGCCTTCCTGACGCTGGCTTGGTTTTCGACACTCTATTCGCTCGTGAGAAGTTTACGCCTCACCCGAACAAGGTTTCAAGTCTTTTCTTCGACTGGGCGTCTTTGATCATCCACGATATCTTCCAAACTGACTACAGAGACCACACCAAGAACAAGACCTCCGCCTATCTTGATCTTTCAATTCTGTATGGTGACGTTAAGGAAGAGCAGGACCTCGTCCGTACACACAAGGACGGAAAGTTGAAGCCAGACTCCTTTTCTGAGCCACGTCTCCAGGCGTTCCCCGCAGCCTGCTGTGTTCTTCTGGTCATGCTGAACAGATTCCATAACCATGTTGTCGAAGAGCTTGCTGAGATCAACGAAAATGGCCGCTTCACCAAGCCTAACCCCAACCTTCCCGAGGAACAGGCTAAGAAGGCCTGGGCTAAGTACGATGAAGATCTCTTCCAGACTGGACGACTTGTCACCTGTGGTCTTttcatcaacatcaccctGTATGATTACCTGCGCACAATTATCAACTTGAACCGAGTGAACAGCACCTGGTGCTTGGACCCTCGCGCTCAGGTGGAAGGTGGTACTACTCCTGCTGGTCTCGGTAACCAATGCTCTGTTGAGTTCAACTTGGCCTACCGCTGGCACTCTGCCATCAGTGCCAATGACGAGAAGTGGACCGAGCAGGTCTACGAGGAGCTCATCGGAAAGCCTGGCCATGAAGTTAGCAGTCAGGAGCTTCTCATGGGACTTGGCAAGTACGGTGCCAGTCTTCCCAAGGATCCCTCCCAGCGTACCTTCGCGCATCTCAAACGTCAGGAAGATGGTACCTtcaaggatgatgagcttgtccATATCCTGACCTCCGCTATTGAGGATGTTGCCGGTTCGTTTGGTGCAGGAAACGTGCCCAAGGTCCTCAAGGCCGTTGAAGTCCTCGGTATCGAGCAGGGCCGTAAGTGGAACGTCGGTTCTCTTAACGAGTTCCGCAAGTTCTTCGGTCTTAAGAACTACGAGACCTTCGAAGAGATCAACTCCAACCCCAAGGTTGCTGAGTCTCTCCGCAGCTTGTACGGTCATCCCGACTACGTCGAGCTTTACCCCGGTATTGTTTCTGAGGAGGCCAAGGAGCCCATGATACCTGGTGTCGGTATCGCTCCTTGCTACACCATCTCCCGTGCTGTTCTTTCCGATGCTGTGGCGCTCGTGCGTGGCGACCGACACTACACT GTTGACTACAACCCTAGGAACTTGACCAACTGGGGTTACAACGAGGTCCGCTACGATCTCAACGTTAACCAGGGCTGTGTTTTCTACAAGCTCGCCCAGCGCGCGTTCCCCAACTGGTTCAAGGCTGACTCCATCTACGCCCATTACCCCATGACCATTCCCAGCGAGAACAAGGTTATCATGAAGAACCTTGGTCGCGAGTCTCACTACTCATGGGACAAGCCCGAGTTCCAGGTTCCTCACGTGAACCTGACCTCCTACTCCAATCTCAAGCTTgtcctcgaccagcagaAGGACTTCCGCGTGGTTTGGGGTGACTGCACTCCCATCCACTCTGGTAAGGGTGGTGAGGACTTCTGGAGTAAGACTCTGAGTGAAGACAAGTGGAAGCAGAGCATCAAGGAGTTCTACGAGAAGACCACTCTGGAACTGCTCGCAGAGAAATCTACCAACCTCGCAGGAAGGAAGCAAGTCGACATTGTCAAGGA CGTTGGCAACATCGTTCCGGCTCGCTTTGCGTCAaagcttctttctcttcccctgAAGAGCAAGGAGAACCCCAAGGGTACTTTCACCGACTACGAGCTCTTTATGTCCCTCGCCGTTATTTACACTGCCATCTTCTTTGACGTCGATATCACAAAGTCCTACCCTCTCCGTCAAGCTGCCAACGCCGTTTCCCACCAGCTTGGCCACCATGTTGAGAGCCATGTCAAGTCTGTCAGCTCTCCTGGCTTCCTTTCTAagttcatcaacaacttccACGATGACCACAATGCTCTTCAGGAGCTTGGTGACCAGCTCATCAAGCGCTTGGCAGAGAGCGGACTGGGTGCCTCTGACATCACCTGGGGCCAGATCCTACCCACCGCAGTTGAGCTTGTTCACAGCCAAGCCCAGATATTTACTCGTGTTATTGACTACTACATCAACGATGGCAAGCAACACTTGGCTGAAATCAACAACCTTGCCAAGCAGGACTCCGCTGAATCCGACAGCAAGCTGACCCGCTACGTTCTCGAGGCCATCCGCCTGAACGGCGGGTCTGGAGCCTTGCGCAAGGCTGAAGCCGACCTCTACGTTAAGGAGGGTGACCGTGATGTGAACATCAAGCCCGGTGACGATATTTTCATTGGCTCG ATCCAGGCAAACCGTGATGCAACGGCCTTCCCTGACCCCGAGGACGTGCGCCTCGACCGACCTGATGAGTCCTACCTCAACTACGGCATTGGTTCTCAGGTCGGCCTCGGCAAGGATGCCACTCTTACCGCGGTGACTGCCATGATCCGCGCCGTGTTCCGCCTGGACAATGTCCGTCCCGCCCCTGGTCCTCAGGGTGTCCTCAAGAAGGTTGTCCGTCCTGCCGGATACACCGTCTACATGCGCGAGGACCACGGTGcattctctcctttccctACGA CTTTCCGCGTCCACTTCGACGGACAAGTCCCCACCTCCAAGAAGCAGGTTACCTCTTCGTAA